The following coding sequences lie in one Eremothecium sinecaudum strain ATCC 58844 chromosome IV, complete sequence genomic window:
- the ASK10 gene encoding Ask10p (Syntenic homolog of Ashbya gossypii AAR086W; Syntenic homolog of Saccharomyces cerevisiae YGR097W (ASK10) and YPR115W (RGC1)) — MNADLPEGETGLDNSVYLLDLSRCTDYEDILPRDNYNSPFYINVPVPDPLHDKNLGGASDLNPSKGHPIPIFVDRFQKWRKILKSLIDYFREVAHAHEEYAKINSHLKSSVKFSLLADIDGSSNSVTSPSAAPTSFTPSAAAKNGRDGYFQDVDSNGFVGYGSGSVQDIQVLLKRHHAALANEQLRISKELLTVIIPKMEDLRRDLQGKIKEIRELARDFKTNIHEHVALTGQLLRKYIASVNFLTESGDGTLLKAKHDPYLLKLQLDLQLKRQLQEDNCLHEAYINLQSSGMALERIVYEQIQQVLEKYASCLESESCVVLKTLSEELGNGILSKSPTLEWDEFVNRNTDSLLNWKSSDPVPEPRKLSSIRYPNMKSPLAKCIRAGYLSKKSKYLKNYNRGYFVLTSNYLHEFKSSEFIKVLCENDDIASLKNVNLTPLISIPLNDSVLVEAQPDKFILSGMFTSNDSQDSIQEESLYSISSASTHSSTGKPGSGFGKLLKPLSTTVTKLTTATLQQHGADYSKHNTWTFKPVNDQSLKEFRKWSNELKLFSNFNTTLERAKYIEEKLMITSARNYITAPTIKINAPTSPTETTGFSESTESFKKPQKIDISGTGGVIDMLSMKSLVNTPAIDDNGNLIMAGDIQSTPGPPMASPAGSFSSASTGSNVTLSKSLQLPHRSGASTSTHRSLDALAGAGGYFAIPINRQSSSTELSSMSKTLVPPTVSQPEKERSALRPPMLDNHLSSPSIDTLQRPFKHKKNSSFHSLTKMFSK, encoded by the coding sequence ATGAATGCTGATCTTCCTGAAGGGGAAACGGGTCTAGACAACTCCGTCTACTTATTGGACCTGTCTCGATGCACTGATTATGAGGATATTCTACCCAGGGATAACTATAACTCACCGTTCTACATTAACGTGCCAGTCCCGGATCCTTTACATGACAAAAATTTAGGTGGAGCTAGTGACTTGAATCCTTCCAAGGGCCATCCAATACCGATATTTGTGGATCGGTTTCAGAAGTGGCGAAAAATCCTCAAATCCCTCATAGACTACTTCAGGGAAGTTGCCCACGCCCATGAGGAATACGCCAAAATTAATTCCCATTTGAAGTCATCAGTCAAATTTTCTTTGCTTGCTGATATAGATGGCAGTTCAAATTCCGTCACATCGCCAAGTGCTGCTCCGACTTCTTTTACCCCATCGGCGGCTGCGAAAAACGGACGTGATGGATACTTCCAAGATGTCGACAGCAATGGATTTGTTGGTTATGGTTCAGGATCTGTGCAAGATATTCAAGTCTTATTGAAAAGGCACCACGCAGCTCTTGCAAATGAGCAGCTTAGAATATCAAAGGAGTTATTAACAGTTATTATTCCTAAAATGGAGGACTTAAGAAGAGATTTGCAAGGGAAAATCAAGGAGATCAGAGAATTGGCTCGTGATTTTAAGACAAATATTCATGAACATGTTGCACTGACAGGTCAGTTGTTGCGAAAGTATATTGCTTCCGTGAACTTTCTTACTGAAAGTGGTGATGGAACTTTGCTTAAGGCAAAGCATGACCCGTATTTGCTAAAATTACAACTTGATTTGCAGCTAAAAAGACAATTACAGGAGGATAACTGTCTACATGAAGCTTATATCAACTTACAGTCTTCTGGTATGGCGCTAGAAAGGATTGTGTATGAACAGATACAACAGGTTTTGGAAAAATATGCATCGTGCTTGGAATCTGAATCCTGCGTGGTGCTAAAAACTTTGTCTGAGGAACTTGGCAATGGTATACTTTCTAAGTCACCTACTTTGGAATGGGATGAATTTGTAAATCGCAATACCGATTCTCTGTTGAATTGGAAATCTTCTGACCCAGTCCCTGAACCAAGAAAGCTCTCTAGCATTAGATATCCAAATATGAAGTCGCCGTTGGCGAAATGCATCCGAGCAGGATACTTGAGCAAGAAGTCAAAGTATCTCAAGAATTACAATAGAGGGTATTTTGTGTTAACTAGTAACTATTTGCACGAATTCAAGTCCAGTGAATTCATCAAGGTACTTTGTGAGAATGATGATATTGCGTCTTTGAAAAACGTAAACCTCACTCCGTTGATTAGCATTCCATTAAACGATTCCGTGCTGGTGGAAGCTCAACCAGATAAGTTTATTCTTTCTGGTATGTTTACCTCTAATGATTCACAGGATTCAATACAGGAAGAATCGTTATACTCAATTTCAAGCGCCTCCACTCATTCTAGTACAGGAAAGCCTGGCTCTGGTTTTGGTAAACTGTTGAAACCTCTTTCCACAACAGTTACCAAACTCACAACAGCTACCTTACAGCAACATGGCGCAGATTACAGTAAACACAATACGTGGACCTTTAAACCTGTAAACGACCAATCCCTTAAAGAATTCAGGAAATGGTCCAATGAATTAAAACTCTTCTCCAATTTCAACACTACATTAGAGAGAGCGAAGTATATTGAAGAGAAGTTGATGATAACAAGTGCTCGCAACTACATTACTGCACCAACGATAAAAATAAATGCACCTACTTCTCCAACTGAAACTACTGGATTCTCTGAATCTACTGAAAGCTTTAAGAAACCACAAAAAATCGATATCAGCGGCACTGGCGGTGTCATCGATATGTTAAGCATGAAATCACTTGTTAATACCCCCGCCATAGATGATAACGGGAACTTGATTATGGCTGGAGATATTCAAAGTACCCCAGGCCCACCTATGGCATCTCCAGCTGGCTCCTTCTCTTCCGCTTCGACAGGAAGTAATGTGACTCTCAGCAAGTCTCTTCAACTGCCTCACCGTTCAGGCGCTTCAACTTCCACCCATAGAAGCCTCGACGCATTAGCAGGGGCTGGCGGCTATTTTGCAATTCCTATTAATAGGCAATCGTCTTCCACCGAACTTTCAAGCATGTCAAAAACACTTGTTCCGCCTACCGTATCACAGCCTGAGAAAGAAAGGAGTGCCCTCCGGCCACCTATGCTTGACAACCATTTAAGTAGTCCTTCCATCGACACCTTGCAACGGCCGTTCAAGCACAAAAAGAACTCATCTTTTCATTCTCTAACTAAGATGTTTTCGAAATAG
- the PPT1 gene encoding protein serine/threonine phosphatase (Syntenic homolog of Ashbya gossypii AAR083C; Syntenic homolog of Saccharomyces cerevisiae YGR123C (PPT1)), with protein sequence MTSAEIAKIALEHKNTGNDLFKRKEYAQAVDAYTKAIDADSSQSVFFSNRAFANLKLDRFQSALDDSTKAIELDPSNVKAYHRRGMSYAGLLEFGQAKRDLLVVLRAKPSDATAKQTLALCESMLQRERFERAIRASGSESSEKLCRSLSLSSFAGNTDVNKYEGTRLEIEQVSDDKGKPKGLRVLNMSKEFISHVVKEVFLRGKSLPKVYVAAIVSHAESIFAAEATIVDLNSDEVGGKISVCGDTHGQFYDVLNLFKTFGKVSDDHAYLFNGDFVDRGSWSCEVAILFYCLKILYPKRLFLNRGNHETNNMNKVYGFEDECKYKYSQRIFNLFAESFEALPLGAVINNDYLVIHGGIVSDESVTLDDMKRIDRFHQPPRDGSFMELLWSDPQENDGLGPSQRGLGYAFGPDITAKFLAKNGLKKVIRSHEVRMGGVQFEHNGGLITVFSAPNYCDNQENLGGIVHVCPGKGNKGVLGNDDENLFIETFTAVEHPDIKPMAYSNGGIGF encoded by the coding sequence ATGACATCAGCGGAGATAGCAAAAATAGCCTTAGAGCACAAGAACACGGGTAATGACCTTTTTAAAAGGAAGGAATATGCCCAAGCCGTCGATGCCTATACCAAGGCCATTGATGCGGACAGTTCTCAATCAGTTTTTTTCAGTAATCGAGCCTTTGCAAATCTGAAGTTGGATAGATTTCAAAGTGCATTAGATGACAGTACAAAAGCAATTGAATTAGATCCATCAAATGTAAAAGCATACCATCGGCGCGGTATGTCTTATGCGGGGTTGTTAGAGTTTGGACAGGCGAAACGTGATCTTTTAGTTGTATTACGTGCAAAACCAAGTGACGCTACAGCAAAGCAAACTCTTGCACTATGTGAATCAATGCTACAACGTGAAAGATTTGAGCGGGCGATTAGAGCATCTGGTTCTGAAAGCAGTGAAAAGTTGTGCAGGAGTTTATCTCTTTCGTCGTTTGCAGGAAATACGGATGTTAATAAGTATGAAGGCACGCGACTAGAAATCGAGCAAGTTTCAGATGATAAGGGGAAGCCTAAGGGACTACGTGTGTTGAATATGAGCAAAGAGTTTATTTCTCATGTTGTAAAAGAGGTGTTTTTAAGGGGCAAATCATTACCGAAAGTTTATGTGGCGGCTATAGTTTCGCATGCGGAAAGCATTTTTGCCGCCGAAGCTACTATTGTTGACCTAAATAGCGATGAGGTTGGAGGCAAGATTTCGGTTTGTGGAGACACACACGGGCAATTCTACGATGTACTGAACTTATTCAAGACGTTTGGTAAGGTTAGTGACGACCACGCATACTTATTTAATGGTGACTTTGTTGACCGTGGTTCTTGGTCGTGTGAGGTTGCAATCCTTTTCTACTGTCTAAAGATTCTATATCCTAAGAGGCTCTTCTTGAATCGTGGTAATCATGAAACGAATAATATGAACAAGGTTTACGGTTTTGAGGATGAATGCAAGTACAAATACTCCCAGCGGATCTTCAACCTGTTCGCTGAAAGTTTCGAGGCGCTACCTTTGGGTGCTGTCATCAATAACGACTACTTGGTTATCCATGGTGGCATAGTAAGTGACGAGTCTGTTACGCTGGATGATATGAAACGCATTGATCGTTTCCACCAACCACCACGTGACGGATCTTTTATGGAACTATTGTGGTCCGATCCACAGGAGAATGATGGTTTGGGTCCCTCGCAACGTGGTTTGGGTTACGCTTTTGGCCCTGATATCACTGCCAAGTTTTTGGCTAAAAACGGTTTGAAAAAGGTAATCCGCTCTCATGAAGTGCGTATGGGCGGTGTACAATTTGAGCACAATGGAGGGTTGATTACCGTGTTCAGTGCACCAAACTACTGTGATAACCAAGAAAATCTGGGTGGTATTGTGCACGTATGTCCCGGTAAGGGAAATAAGGGTGTATTGGGTAACGACGACGAGAATCTTTTCATCGAAACTTTTACGGCCGTCGAACATCCTGATATCAAACCAATGGCATATTCTAACGGGGGTATCGGTTTCTAG
- a CDS encoding HDL055Cp (Syntenic homolog of Ashbya gossypii AAR087C; Syntenic homolog of Ashbya gossypii NOHBY111; No homolog in Saccharomyces cerevisiae; Syntenic homolog of Kluyveromyces lactis KLLA0D15103g) — protein sequence MKEQFKETMSRLTMQAMIMTTSGMKGVTLGSVTSFSINPRPMIQFNLQVPSFTSREIHTTKKFALHLLSPRDECVNLARLFSKGAIKGTNNVFVSAKPFIALEKGKDYSIHDVAASDGQISTTLIGNSFKGKEMHYNSGCEDVNKSRRIQIPVLKLAERVLICEGIHCIQVCDHEIWIGQVEQILNPNDGSVIGNYQDEITGGLLYCNKQFRKLGQVIG from the coding sequence ATGAAAGAACAATTTAAAGAGACGATGTCTAGGCTAACAATGCAGGCGATGATAATGACAACTTCGGGTATGAAAGGTGTTACTTTGGGGAGTGTTACTTCATTTTCTATAAATCCAAGACCAATGATTCAATTTAATTTACAGGTACCTAGTTTCACTTCACGGGAAATACATACAACAAAGAAATTTGCCCTTCATTTGTTATCACCTAGGGATGAATGCGTTAATTTGGCTAGATTATTTAGTAAAGGTGCAATTAAGGGTACAAATAATGTTTTTGTATCGGCGAAACCTTTCATAGCGCTTGAGAAAGGCAAAGACTATAGTATCCATGATGTCGCGGCCTCAGACGGCCAGATTAGTACGACCCTGATTGGTAATTCTTTTAAAGGTAAAGAAATGCATTATAATAGCGGTTGCGAAGATGTAAATAAATCGCGCCGTATTCAGATTCCTGTTTTGAAGCTTGCAGAGCGTGTATTGATTTGTGAGGGTATTCATTGTATTCAAGTATGTGATCATGAAATATGGATTGGTCAGGTAGAGCAAATTCTCAATCCTAATGATGGTTCAGTGATTGGAAATTACCAGGATGAAATTACTGGAGGGTTACTTTATTGTAATAAACAGTTTCGAAAATTAGGGCAAGTAATTGGGTAA
- the RRG8 gene encoding Rrg8p (Syntenic homolog of Ashbya gossypii AAR088W; Syntenic homolog of Saccharomyces cerevisiae YPR116W (RRG8)), with protein sequence MSTPRPQLKDIIVKCVGRKELAPRRSVKPKMLVTESPLVKDFHKWSGKQRRLFYSQEDVDHDPRLGLMTNWNLTSNFFAGLLKSPIRLDKHSRAKVPRDLLIKLKMEELPPNEEGKLIKITPTFSDAKSLQSSYVSASSQVLENIFFRVLLPKSINGSAMRYYDKKEILSDKAALVDEFRESSLKLITEGLTALLNDQQSAAYKDLEDWDILVTYDTSNPNDIEIRKCQNLKNKPTIIMFNLKVLENKDLEDMFSSRVKNPHGGIVLKLLKNKILLNCMYKLIAFSSN encoded by the coding sequence ATGTCAACTCCAAGGCCTCAGCTTAAAGACATAATTGTAAAATGTGTTGGAAGGAAGGAATTAGCCCCTAGACGAAGTGTAAAACCTAAAATGTTGGTTACGGAGAGCCCTCTGGTGAAGGATTTTCATAAGTGGTCAGGGAAGCAAAGGAGGTTGTTCTATAGCCAGGAGGATGTTGATCATGATCCAAGGTTGGGCCTTATGACTAATTGGAACTTGACCTCAAATTTTTTTGCTGGTCTATTGAAGTCACCAATTAGGCTTGATAAACATAGTAGAGCAAAGGTACCAAGAGATTTACTAATTAAACTCAAGATGGAGGAGTTGCCTCCGAATGAAGAAGGAAAGTTAATAAAAATTACTCCTACTTTTTCAGATGCCAAGTCTCTTCAAAGTTCGTATGTCAGCGCATCATCCCAGGTGCTCGAAAATATATTCTTCAGAGTTCTACTGCCGAAATCTATAAACGGCTCTGCCATGCGATATTATGATAAAAAGGAAATTTTATCTGATAAAGCTGCATTGGTAGACGAGTTTAGAGAATCATCGCTCAAACTTATTACTGAGGGATTAACTGCATTACTAAACGATCAGCAGTCCGCTGCTTATAAAGACTTGGAAGATTGGGACATATTAGTAACATATGACACAAGCAATCCAAATGATATAGAAATACGCAAATGCCAAAACTTGAAGAACAAGCCCACTATAATAATGTTTAATTTGAAGGTGTTGGAAAATAAGGATTTAGAGGATATGTTTTCATCGCGAGTTAAGAATCCTCATGGCGGAATAGTATTGAAGCTGCTGAAGAATAAGATATTGTTGAATTGTATGTATAAATTGATagcattttcaagtaaTTAA
- the LOA1 gene encoding lysophosphatidic acid acyltransferase LOA1 (Syntenic homolog of Ashbya gossypii AGR255W; Syntenic homolog of Saccharomyces cerevisiae YPR139C (VPS66)): MEKYSDWMDKGTGIKPFIPSSSQKTGILPLLRLFLSAILIHPLLLIWIIFYMFGSRLRILENLILRNLVTLHCKVTVEGVKEREVTREHSPQANNVYFVNYTCPLDGLLLAFISNAPVLLIIPRGNKLYRFTAYELFRFTLSGSLDIPPTQPLIEEYQQLMKSGKAIFVFAEGTTSTGQSVLPFQITEQAFSALTRDSSKIYTIHLKSKVAQTTPVAVRFWGYIAYIAKAGVHYKCTIGAPLDNPTLDAIRIKLAGGDKYMLVRKNLDLEAKRKFVRAWNANNKL; encoded by the coding sequence ATGGAGAAATATAGTGATTGGATGGATAAGGGTACGGGTATCAAACCATTTATACCAAGCTCCTCTCAAAAAACTGGTATTTTACCACTGTTACGATTATTCCTTTCTGCTATTCTCATACATCCCCTGCTGCTAATATGGattatattttatatgtTTGGGTCGCGTCTGAGAATACTGGAGAATTTGATTCTGCGTAATTTGGTAACTTTACATTGCAAGGTTACTGTAGAGGGCGTTAAGGAACGCGAAGTCACCAGGGAACATAGCCCCCAGGCTAACAATGTGTATTTTGTGAATTACACGTGCCCATTAGATGGACTACTGCTAGCTTTTATATCGAATGCACCTGTGTTATTGATTATTCCTAGAGGAAATAAGTTATATCGGTTTACAGCCTATGAATTGTTTAGATTTACGTTAAGTGGCAGTTTAGACATCCCACCAACACAACCATTGATTGAAGAATATCAACAGCTTATGAAGTCTGGCAAAGcaatttttgtttttgCAGAAGGAACTACCTCCACTGGACAGAGCGTGCTGCCATTCCAGATCACAGAGCAGGCATTTTCAGCTTTAACTCGGGACTCCAGTAAGATATATACAATTCATTTAAAGTCTAAGGTTGCACAAACTACTCCAGTAGCAGTTAGATTTTGGGGTTATATTGCGTATATTGCTAAAGCTGGAGTTCATTATAAGTGTACAATTGGTGCGCCTCTAGACAATCCAACTTTAGACGCTATACGCATAAAGCTAGCTGGAGGCGATAAGTATATGCTGGTGAGAAAGAACCTAGACTTAGAGGCAAAGAGAAAATTCGTGCGCGCATGGAACGCTAATAATAAGTTATGA
- a CDS encoding uncharacterized protein (Syntenic homolog of Ashbya gossypii AAR081C; Syntenic homolog of Saccharomyces cerevisiae YGR122W), with translation MLIPNLISQVGATAPTELPEKLVVLRNNMKLFVNAAERLDANSVYVNMLLQYYYDCNSISQKALENEVSYAVINLSCCYEELSQELMERAYSGQNDNSQAWISSSRMGKRALGLVEYLGSSGIVGNESTASLVSAYALAWRLSQQLRMVVFTLCKLRAKLGQVQEGYDGLLELQEADLVTLSANSLLYGRLVLGCQRACRQLEATALRSHVGPLVVFTDVLALVLISMDRYNKDKCGDAIGMLEESLEKLHAAHLVPSDYGGFKDSRLMRPRTVDTLLHWKEKVKPKVNRAEQITCLHPFLQRIIQGFLLPLIILLSYRYKRTNDSLFLQKVERRRWDLPEGKAPDCVGIEWVFENGQLREIPESAKYY, from the coding sequence ATGCTTATACCAAATTTGATCTCTCAAGTTGGTGCAACAGCTCCGACTGAATTACCTGAAAAGTTAGTAGTTTTAAGAAACAATATGAAACTATTTGTTAATGCCGCCGAGCGTTTAGATGCAAACAGTGTATACGTTAATATGTTACTTCAGTACTATTATGACTGCAACAGTATTAGTCAAAAAGCACTCGAAAATGAGGTTTCATATGCGGTGATCAATCTATCGTGTTGTTATGAAGAGCTTTCACAAGAGCTCATGGAACGTGCATATAGTGGCCAAAATGATAATTCACAGGCTTGGATATCTAGTTCACGGATGGGAAAACGTGCACTCGGGCTTGTAGAGTATCTTGGAAGTTCAGGGATAGTCGGTAATGAAAGTACGGCATCTCTTGTAAGTGCATATGCTTTAGCATGGCGGCTAAGTCAGCAGCTACGAATGGTTGTATTTACTCTTTGTAAGCTACGAGCTAAGCTTGGCCAGGTACAAGAAGGATATGATGGGTTACTCGAGCTACAAGAAGCGGATTTGGTAACTTTAAGCGCAAACTCACTACTTTATGGTAGACTGGTACTTGGTTGCCAACGGGCATGCCGTCAGCTGGAAGCTACGGCTTTAAGAAGTCATGTGGGTCCATTAGTTGTTTTTACTGATGTTCTGGCGTTGGTCTTGATTAGCATGGATCGTTACAACAAGGATAAATGTGGTGACGCGATTGGGATGCTGGAAGAGTCTCTTGAGAAGCTGCATGCAGCGCATCTTGTTCCCTCAGACTACGGAGGTTTTAAAGATTCTCGACTGATGCGGCCAAGGACTGTGGATACACTGTTGCACTGGAAGGAAAAAGTAAAGCCGAAAGTTAATCGTGCAGAGCAGATTACCTGCTTGCATCCCTTCTTACAGCGTATTATACAAGGATTTCTGCTTCCACTGATAATTTTGTTAAGTTACAGGTATAAGCGAACTAACGATTCTCTGTTTCTTCAGAAGGTTGAGCGACGGAGGTGGGATCTCCCTGAAGGTAAAGCTCCTGATTGTGTCGGCATTGAGTGGGTATTTGAAAACGGACAGCTACGAGAGATCCCAGAGTCCGCCAAGTACTACTGA
- the TAZ1 gene encoding lysophosphatidylcholine acyltransferase (Syntenic homolog of Ashbya gossypii AGR254C; Syntenic homolog of Saccharomyces cerevisiae YPR140W (TAZ1)), whose translation MSLPDVLTRGDEFLSEYPRQSKLWQWTSHGVCLATVGFSKLVLALGYNVKLNGLENLENAIDRTVNENRGLLTIMNHMSVVDDPFIWGIFPWRMYKDLDQIRWGLGARNVCFQNGFLSNFFSLGKVLATDRFGAGPFQGSIDAAIRLLSPDGTLDLEWSPNNAKRVNDVSAIVAPVKKVHYIPPVRREKPSWVHVFPEGFVLQLQPPHCNSMRYFKWGITRLILESTRPPIVVPMFATGFEKIAPESAANTMVERYLPRNFGANINVTIAKAMDDGIIESFRQEWRQLVEKYYDPKHPTDLSHELRDGKEAQDLRSRLAAVLREHVAKIRHEECEFEKEDSRFKSPAWWKQYTTSEGESDADVQFVGQNWAIRRLQSSFHDSINGDS comes from the coding sequence ATGTCCTTGCCTGATGTATTGACAAGAGGTGATGAGTTCCTCTCAGAATATCCTCGGCAATCCAAACTTTGGCAGTGGACTTCTCATGGTGTATGTCTGGCAACAGTCGGTTTTAGCAAGTTGGTGCTTGCATTGGGATATAATGTTAAATTAAATGGTTTAGAAAATTTAGAAAATGCGATAGATAGAACTGTGAATGAAAATAGAGGACTGTTGACAATTATGAATCACATGTCTGTTGTTGATGATCCTTTTATTTGGGGTATTTTCCCTTGGAGAATGTATAAGGACTTGGATCAAATCAGATGGGGTTTAGGTGCGCGCAATGTTTGCTTTCAAAATGGATTTTTATCGAACTTCTTCTCATTAGGAAAGGTTTTGGCTACTGATAGGTTTGGTGCTGGGCCCTTTCAAGGGTCTATTGATGCAGCTATTAGATTACTGTCACCCGATGGCACTTTGGATTTAGAATGGAGCCCCAATAATGCAAAGCGTGTTAATGATGTATCAGCTATAGTTGCGCCCGTCAAAAAAGTTCATTATATACCTCCAGTTCGCCGTGAAAAACCGTCATGGGTACATGTATTTCCAGAGGGATTTGTTCTACAGTTACAGCCTCCGCATTGCAATTCGATGAGATACTTCAAATGGGGGATCACTAGATTGATTTTAGAAAGTACCCGCCCACCAATTGTTGTGCCTATGTTTGCAACTGGCTTTGAGAAGATAGCTCCTGAATCGGCTGCCAATACTATGGTGGAACGTTATTTGCCAAGAAATTTTGGAGCGAATATTAATGTCACAATTGCCAAAGCTATGGATGACGGTATAATTGAGTCTTTCCGCCAAGAGTGGAGGCAGTTGGTTGAAAAGTATTATGATCCAAAACATCCTACAGATTTAAGTCACGAATTGCGGGATGGTAAAGAAGCGCAAGATTTACGCTCAAGATTAGCGGCAGTATTGAGAGAACATGTTGCAAAAATCCGTCATGAAGAATGTGAATTCGAGAAGGAAGACAGCAGGTTTAAATCCCCAGCTTGGTGGAAACAATACACAACGAGTGAAGGCGAATCAGACGCAGATGTTCAATTCGTAGGCCAAAACTGGGCAATTAGAAGACTTCAAAGCTCTTTTCATGACTCCATCAACGGTGACTCTTGA
- a CDS encoding ammonium transporter (Syntenic homolog of Ashbya gossypii AAR082W; Syntenic homolog of Saccharomyces cerevisiae YPR138C (MEP3) and YGR121C (MEP1)) — protein sequence MAYVWEESYDAATVGFIFLGAVLVFIMIPGLGFLYSGLARRKSALSLIWAVLVSCIVGLVQWYLLGYSLAFSSTAPNNKVIGNFRSVALSNVYGKVDPTDEFPELAWAIFQGLFMCVTLAIIAGTVAERGRLLPAMVFFFLFSTFVYCPVTYWVWAPGGWAYQWEVLDWAGGGPVEILSAVGGFVYSYFLGRRRDTELVNYRPHNVSMVALGTYLLWFGWLGFNGCTALSPNLRAIYALMNTFISAATGGMAWCVLDYRLERKWSTVGMCSGIISGLVASTPSSGCITLYASLIQGIASGIICNLSTKLKYYAKVDDAMDILAEHGIAGIVGLIFNAIFAADWVIGMDGSSMHDGGWITHNWKQAYKQLAYIVAVTCYSTVVTSAICYIINKIPGLKLRCSEIAEERGMDEDQIGEFAYDYVEVRRDYYAWKNKSDED from the coding sequence ATGGCATATGTCTGGGAGGAAAGCTATGATGCCGCTACCGTGGGATTTATATTCCTGGGGGCTGTATTGGTATTTATTATGATACCAGGACTAGGTTTTCTATATTCTGGGCTGGCGCGACGCAAGTCAGCGCTTTCATTAATATGGGCGGTACTGGTTTCTTGCATAGTGGGATTAGTGCAATGGTATTTATTGGGATATTCGTTAGCTTTTTCGTCAACTGCACCAAATAATAAGGTAATTGGCAACTTTAGGTCCGTAGCTTTATCAAATGTCTACGGTAAGGTTGATCCTACTGACGAATTCCCGGAACTGGCATGGGCAATATTTCAAGGACTTTTCATGTGCGTTACCCTGGCTATTATAGCGGGAACAGTTGCAGAGCGTGGTAGACTGCTGCCTGCTATggtcttcttctttctcttttcGACATTTGTGTATTGTCCTGTTACTTATTGGGTTTGGGCTCCTGGCGGATGGGCGTACCAGTGGGAAGTACTGGATTGGGCCGGCGGTGGACCAGTGGAGATACTTTCGGCTGTAGGAGGATTTGTATATTCATATTTCCTTGGTCGGCGTCGGGATACAGAATTGGTAAACTACAGGCCGCACAACGTGTCGATGGTGGCACTAGGGACATATTTACTATGGTTTGGATGGCTTGGCTTCAATGGGTGTACAGCGCTATCACCGAATTTGCGTGCTATATATGCATTGATGAACACATTTATTAGTGCTGCGACGGGAGGCATGGCATGGTGCGTATTAGACTACCGTTTGGAGAGAAAATGGTCTACCGTAGGCATGTGTTCGGGTATTATTAGTGGTCTAGTTGCATCCACGCCATCTTCGGGTTGCATTACGCTTTATGCGTCGCTGATACAGGGCATTGCGTCGGGTATAATTTGTAACTTATCGACGAAGTTGAAGTATTATGCCAAGGTCGATGACGCAATGGATATCTTGGCGGAGCACGGAATCGCGGGGATTGTGGGGTTGATATTCAATGCAATATTTGCTGCAGATTGGGTGATAGGTATGGACGGAAGTTCAATGCACGATGGTGGCTGGATAACCCATAACTGGAAGCAGGCATACAAGCAGCTTGCATATATTGTGGCGGTTACATGTTACAGTACTGTAGTGACTTCGGCAATTTGCTATATTATAAATAAGATACCTGGGTTAAAGTTGAGGTGTTCTGAGATTGCGGAAGAGAGAGGTATGGATGAGGATCAGATTGGCGAGTTTGCGTATGATTATGTCGAGGTAAGAAGAGATTACTATGCTTGGAAAAATAAAAGTGACGAAGATTAA